One Brassica napus cultivar Da-Ae chromosome A1, Da-Ae, whole genome shotgun sequence genomic region harbors:
- the LOC106349710 gene encoding PX domain-containing protein EREX, with protein sequence MNRLLTDLDISRSALIATFLELEAAVRSYFNDEYQENEDSSVNSQLRLPDTSSDAPGSSSVTMDHLSDSPNETSDTSTMKHDEASLKNIASRNSTSEDNVTDWHELITESGLLDKSHFTDRAAETGEASISRESNQDSMESHDDAHGNSYGADTETGKNVAIVFQSEERSKLKRVVDTLEQRLETAKADTEDLISRLNQELAVRQFLSTKVKDLEVELETTRESCKQGMEQTVLKEKERFTQIQWDMEELRKQCMEMESLLNSMKDEKEHIETTNESLVQENEMLLQQMDDLRDKFENLRKEHEELEVKSKAELKVLVKEVKSLRTTQSELRVELSRTMKEKLETERVIQREKDREETAKTANKKLMHEYDVLQNRLQECNVKFHMEDESKLVMESSSPSEAMDLLATSDNRIGLLIAETQLLSEEVETTTEEHGGTGDVVRKMLTEVLIDNARLRKQVNSVLRCSLSGHGVSVREARSEQEEEEEEDQEGSVDLASSVLSKILEK encoded by the exons ATGAATAGGCTTTTGACAGATCTCGATATCTCAAGAAGCGCTCTGATAGCAACGTTCCTTGAGCTAGAAGCTGCTGTCAGGTCTT atTTCAATGATGAATATCAAGAAAATGAAGATAGCTCTGTTAACAGTCAGTTGCGTCTACCTGACACCAGTTCTGATGCTCCTGGTAGTTCATCAGTTACCATGGATCATCTCAGTGACTCTCCTAATGAGACATCTGATACCTCAACAATGAAACATGACGAAGCTAGTCTCAAAAATATTGCCTCAAGGAATTCAACTTCTGAAGATAATGTGACTGATTGGCATGAACTAATCACAGAATCTGGACTTCTTGATAAGAGTCATTTTACTGATAGAGCTGCAGAAACCGGAGAGGCATCAATATCCCGGGAATCTAACCAAGACTCCATGGAGAGTCATGATGACGCTCATGGAAACAGTTATGGTGCTGATACTGAAACAGGGAAGAATGTGGCTATTGTATTTCAGTCTGAGGAGAGAAGTAAGTTAAAGAGGGTTGTTGATACGTTAGAGCAGAGACTTGAAACAGCAAAAGCTGACACGGAAGATCTTATCTCACGGCTAAATCAGGAGTTAGCTGTTCGACAATTTTTGTCAACTAAG GTAAAAGATTTAGAGGTTGAGCTTGAAACAACTCGAGAGAGCTGCAAGCAAGGGATGGAGCAAACAGTTctgaaagaaaaggaaagattTACTCAAATTCAATGGGATATGGAGGAGCTTCGCAAGCAGTGCATGGAGATGGAATCATTGTTAAACTCTATGAAG GACGAGAAAGAACATATTGAGACTACAAATGAGTCACTTGTTCAAGAAAACGAAATGTTGCTGCAGCAGATGGATGATCTAAGAGACAAGTTTGAGAATTTGCGTAAAGAGCATGAAGAGCTGGAGGTGAAATCGAAAGCAGAACTTAAGGTCCTTGTCAAAGAAGTCAAGTCTCTGCGGACCACTCAATCAGAATTGAGAGTAGAGCTTAGCCGCACAATGAAAGAAAAGCTGGAGACGGAG AGAGTTATTCAACGGGAGAAGGATAGAGAAGAGACTGCGAAAACCGCAAACAAGAAGCTGATGCATGAGTATGATGTTCTACAGAACCGTCTTCAAGAGTGCAATGTCAAGTTCCACATGGAAGATGAGAGTAAATTAGTAATGGAATCATCATCTCCATCCGAAGCGATGGATCTACTAGCAACATCTGATAACCGCATAGGTCTTCTAATTGCTGAG ACACAGCTTCTTTCAGAAGAAGTGGAAACAACAACAGAAGAACACGGAGGAACAGGTGATGTAGTGAGAAAGATGCTAACAGAGGTTCTGATTGATAATGCGAGATTAAGGAAGCAGGTTAACTCTGTTCTTCGTTGCTCTTTGTCCGGACATGGAGTATCAGTCAGAGAAGCTAGatcagaacaagaagaagaagaagaagaagatcaagaagGGAGTGTTGATCTGGCAAGTAGTGTTCTAAGCAAGATCCTTGAgaaatga
- the LOC111197894 gene encoding uncharacterized protein LOC111197894 has product MSASVFVSGMAVGVPRLSSSSSVHRRLEPMKKKTMSSVKFVTTFRAPSPNSGTKRSFHVMVSGNRSEQQADNGQVTQEDLSYLLKLGAGSVLGAAIIKYGSVLLPEITTPNLTQALFIIFAPVVISVILLFRSSSSKNQN; this is encoded by the exons atgtCAGCTTCTGTATTCGTTTCAGGTATGGCGGTTGGAGTTCCGAGGCTCTCTAGCTCGAGCTCTGTTCACCGGAGATTGGAaccaatgaagaagaagaccatGAGTAGTGTTAAATTCGTGACTACCTTCCGAGCTCCCTCACCAAACTCAGGGACAAAACGGTCATTTCACGTAATGGTTTCCGGTAACCGATCGGAACAACAAGCAGATAACGGTCAAGTAACTCAG GAGGACTTGAGCTACCTGTTGAAGCTTGGAGCTGGTTCTGTATTAGGCGCAGCTATAATCAAATACGGCAGCGTATTGCTCCCAGAGATCACAACACCTAACCTCACGCAAGCACTCTTCATTATATTTGCTCCTGTTGTAATCTCTGTTATACTTTTGTTCCGATCATCTTCTTCCAAGAATCAGAACTAG
- the LOC106349728 gene encoding PTI1-like tyrosine-protein kinase At3g15890, translated as MQLFTSCCGKGFEGKKKVETEPARKIFSLKELHSATNSFNYDNKLGEGRFGSVYWGQLSDGSQVAVKRLKAWSNREEIDFAVEVEILSRIRHKNLLSVRGYCDEGQERLLVYDYMPNLSLVSNLHGQQYSGECSLDSTARIKIAIRTAQALAYLHHHVVHGDVRASNVLLDSEFEPRVMDFGYGKLIPDDEEATKARSNNGYLSPECVASGKEIEAGDVYSFGILLLELVTGKRPIERLNATTKRGITEWVLPLVYERKFGEVMDQKLKEEKVEEKLKKLVLVGVMCVQTEAEKRPTMSQVVEMLMNESKEKMSELEANPLFKNPYREHQEVADEISEEQQ; from the exons ATGCAACTTTTTACTAGCTGTTGCGGAAAAGGATTTGAAGG GAAAAAGAAAGTGGAGACAGAGCCAGCTCGGAAGATATTCTCATTGAAGGAGCTTCACTCAGCCACAAACAGTTTCAACTACGACAACAAACTCGGCGAAGGTCGCTTCGGCAGTGTGTATTGGGGTCAGCTCTCTGATGGCTCACAA GTTGCAGTCAAGAGACTCAAGGCATGGAGCAACAGAGAAGAGATTGACTTCGCTGTAGAAGTCGAGATTCTCTCCCGTATCCGTCACAAGAACTTGTTAAGCGTTCGTGGCTACTGTGATGAAGGACAAGAACGTCTTCTTGTTTATGACTACATGCCGAACTTGAGCCTTGTCTCGAATCTTCATGGCCAGCAGTACTCGGGAGAGTGCTCTCTAGATTCCACCGCTCGGATAAAGATTGCCATAAGAACTGCTCAAGCCCTTGC ATACCTACACCATCATGTAGTCCATGGAGATGTCAGAGCGAGTAACGTGTTGCTAGACTCTGAGTTTGAGCCTCGTGTTATGGACTTTGGATATGGTAAACTGATACCAGATGATGAGGAAGCTACTAAAGCTAGAAGTAATAATGGGTATCTCTCACCAGAATGTGTTGCGTCAGGGAAAGAAATAGAAGCAGGTGATGTGTATAGTTTTGGTATCTTATTGCTGGAGCTGGTTACTGGCAAGAGACCTATTGAGAGACTAAACGCAACTACAAAGCGTGGGATAACCGAGTGGGTGTTACCACTTGTTTACGAGAGAAAGTTTGGTGAAGTCATGGATCAGAAGCTGAAAGAGGAGAAAGTGGAAGAGAAGCTGAAGAAGTTAGTCTTGGTGGGAGTCATGTGTGTTCAGACAGAGGCGGAGAAGAGACCAACAATGTCTCAAGTGGTGGAGATGCTAATGAATGAATCAAAGGAGAAAATGTCTGAACTTGAAGCCAATCCTCTCTTCAAGAATCCATATAGAGAGCATCAGGAGGTTGCAGATGAGATCTCAGAAGAACAACAATAG
- the LOC106349692 gene encoding topless-related protein 4-like — protein sequence MSSLSRELVFLILQFLDEEKFKDTVHRLEKESGFFFNMRYFEDCISAGEWDDVEKYLSGFTKADDNRYSMKIFFEIRKQKYLEALDKKDHAKAVEILAKELKVFSTFNEELFKEITMLLTLTNFRENEQLSKYGDTKSARGIMLGELKKLIEANPLFRDKLQFPTLKNSRLRTLINQSLNWQHQLCKNPRPNPDIKTLFVDHSCGHPNGSHVPSPVTNHLMGSVPKVGGFPPLGAHGPFQPTPAPLTTSLAGWMPNPSVSHPTVSAGPIGLGAPNSAVSMLKRPRTPPTNSLSMDYQTADSESVLKRPRPFGISDGVNNHPVNVLPVTYPGQNHAHAAYSTDDLPKTVSRVLSQGSAIKSMDFHPVQQTMLLVGTNLGDIAIWEVGSRDKLASRSFKVWDLATCTGNLQASLASEYTAAVNRVIWSPDGGLLGVAYSKHIVHIYSYHGGDDLRNHLEIDAHAGNVNDLAFSQPNQELCVVTCGEDKTIKVWSAVTGNKLHTFEGHEAPVYSVCPHQKENIQFIFSTAVDGRIKAWLYDNMGSRVDYDAPGRSCTSMAYSADGTRLFSCGTSKEGESFIVEWNESEGAVKRTYLGLGKRSVGVVQFDTLKNKFLVAGDEFHVKFWDMDSVELLTTTTADGGLPSSPCLRINKEGTLLAVSTTENGIKILANAEGLRILHSMANRGVESSRAPPGSVSKGPIVGTFGTPSSSTGMSLSMAERSGPGAVVTAMNGDTRSLSDVKPRIPDEAERSKVWKLAEISERSQLRTLRLPDTLLPGRIVKLIYTNSGGAILALAENALHKLWKWQKSERNLSGKANSNVPPQLWQPPNGVLMTNDTREGNKEDVVPCFALSKNDSYVMSASGGKISLFNMMTFKTMTTFMAPPPAATSLAFHPQDNNIIAIGMDDSSIQIYNVRVDEVKSKLKGHQKRVTGLAFSNVLNVLVSSGADSQLCVWSMDGWEKQASKQIQIPSGHSPNPLAHTRVQFHQDQTHVLVVHASQLAIYEAPKLENVKQWIPTESSGSVTDAVYSCDSQSIYAAFDDGSVSILTATTLQLKCRIGPSSYLPSNPSLRLYPATIAAHPSEPNQFAVGLTDGGVHVIEPPGPEGKWGMSPPPENGAGPSVSSAPGSDQQPR from the exons ATGTCGTCTCTCAGCAGAGAACTCGTCTTCTTGATTCTCCAGTTTCTCGACGAGGAGAAGTTCAAAGACACTGTTCACAG GTTGGAGAAGGAGTCTGGGTTTTTCTTCAACATGAGGTACTTTGAAGACTGTATAAGCGCAGGTGAATGGGACGATGTGGAGAAGTACCTTTCTGGATTCACTAAAGCTGATGATAATAGATACTCCATGAAGATCTTTTTCGAGATTCGTAAGCAGAAGTACCTTGAGGCACTTGACAA gAAAGATCATGCCAAGGCTGTTGAAATACTAGCTAAGGAGTTAAAAGTGTTCTCCACATTCAATGAAGAGCTTTTCAAGGAGATCACCATGCTTTTAACCTTAACTAACTTCAG GGAAAATGAGCAGCTCTCCAAGTATGGGGATACTAAGTCTGCAAGAGGTATTATGCTTGGGGAACTCAAGAAGCTGATTGAGGCAAATCCTCTCTTCCGGGATAAACTCCAGTTTCCGACTTTGAAGAATTCAAGATTGAGAACCTTAATTAATCAAAG TTTGAACTGGCAGCATCAGCTTTGCAAGAATCCAAGGCCTAACCCGGATATAAAAACACTCTTTGTTGATCATTCTTGTGGGCATCCAAATGGTTCTCATGTTCCTTCCCCTGTAACTAATCATCTGATGGGCTCAGTCCCTAAAGTTGGAGGCTTCCCACCACTGGGTGCTCATGGT CCGTTTCAGCCAACACCAGCTCCTCTTACAACATCTCTTGCAGGATGGATGCCTAATCCATCTGTATCACATCCCACTGTTTCTGCTGGTCCTATTGGCCTTGGTGCCCCCAACAGTGCTg TGTCTATGCTAAAGCGTCCCAGGACTCCTCCAACTAATAGCCTATCAATGGATTATCAAACAGCAGATTCTGAAAGTGTATTGAAGAGACCCAGACCCTTTGGAATATCAGACGGG GTTAATAATCATCCAGTCAATGTCTTGCCAGTCACATATCCTGGGCAAAACCATGCTCATGCAGCCTATTCTACTGACGACTTACCCAAAACTGTTAGCAGGGTTTTGAGTCAGGGTTCTGCTATCAAGAGCATGGATTTTCATCCAGTACAACAAACGATGCTTCTTG TTGGCACCAATCTTGGTGATATTGCAATATGGGAGGTGGGCAGCAGGGATAAGCTTGCTTCTAGAAGCTTTAAAGTTTGGGATCTAGCTACCTGCACTGGGAATCTTCAG GCTTCACTTGCTAGCGAGTATACTGCAGCAGTTAACCGAGTCATCTGGAGCCCTGATGGAGGTCTTCTGG GTGTCGCATATTCTAAGCATATTGTGCATATCTATTCATATCATGGTGGCGATGATTTGCGGAATCATCTAGAG ATTGATGCTCATGCGGGTAATGTCAACGATCTTGCCTTCTCCCAACCAAACCAGGAACTGTGTGTTGTGACTTGTGGAGAAGACAAGACAATCAAG GTCTGGAGCGCTGTTACTGGAAATAAATTGCACACATTCGAAGGCCATGAGGCACCTGTTTATTCCGTGTGCCCACACCAGAAAGAGAATATTCAG tTCATATTCTCAACTGCTGTTGATGGAAGGATAAAAGCTTGGTTATATGACAACATGGGTTCTAGAGTGGATTATGATGCCCCCGGTCGATCTTGCACATCAATGGCCTATTCTGCTGATGGAACTAG ATTATTCTCTTGTGGTACTAGCAAGGAGGGTGAATCATTCATCGTTGAATGGAATGAAAGTGAAGGAGCTGTGAAGCGTACTTACCTCGGATTAGGGAAACGGTCTGTGGGGGTTGTTCAGTTCGATACCTTGAAGAATAAGTTTTTGGTAGCTGGTGATGAGTTCCACGTCAAATTTTGGGACATGGATAGTGTTGAGCTCTTGACCACAACAACTGCAGACGGGGGATTGCCG tcttCCCCTTGCTTAAGGATCAATAAAGAAGGAACTCTGCTGGCTGTCTCAACTACTGAGAATGGAATTAAGATACTAGCGAATGCTGAAGGTTTGAGGATTTTGCACTCCATGGCAAACCGTGGCGTTGAAAGCTCTAGAGCTCCTCCTGGATCTGTTTCAAAG GGTCCTATTGTTGGAACATTTGGGACTCCAAGTTCAAGCACTGGAATGAGTCTATCAATGGCTGAGAGAAGTGGTCCAGGGGCTGTTGTCACTGCAATG AATGGCGATACTCGAAGTCTGTCAGATGTCAAACCACGAATCCCTGATGAGGCAGAGAGATCAAAGGTTTGGAAGCTGGCAGAAATTAGTGAACGTTCGCAGCTTCGTACTCTGCGGCTACCTGACACTCTGCTACCAGGAAGA ATTGTCAAgttaatatatacaaattctGGAGGTGCCATATTGGCATTAGCGGAAAACGCTCTACACAAGCTATGGAAATGGCAGAAGAGTGAGCGGAATCTTTCGGGAAAG GCAAACAGCAATGTCCCACCACAGCTTTGGCAGCCACCTAATGGAGTGCTAATGACAAATGACACACGTGAGGGAAACAAAGAAGACGTAGTTCCATGCTTTGCCCTCTCAAAGAATGATTCTTATGTCATGTCAGCCTCCGGAGGAAAAATTTCCTTGTTCAACATGATGACTTTTAAG ACGATGACTACATTCATGGCGCCTCCTCCTGCAGCGACTTCCCTCGCCTTCCATCCTCAAGACAATAACATTATCGCTATTGGAATGGATGATTCCTCTATTCAAATTTACAATGTTAGAGTGGATGAG GTTAAAAGTAAATTGAAAGGTCATCAAAAGAGAGTGACTGGTTTAGCATTCTCAAACGTTCTGAATGTACTTGTTTCCTCTGGTGCTGATTCCCAG CTTTGTGTATGGAGCATGGATGGATGGGAAAAGCAAGCTAGCAAACAGATACAAATTCCCAGCGGTCATTCGCCAAACCCGCTTGCTCATACACGCGTTCAGTTCCATCAGGATCAGACACATGTTCTTGTTGTCCATGCCAGCCAGTTGGCGATATATGAGGCTCCTAAATTAGAGAACGTGAAGCAG TGGATACCAACGGAGTCAAGTGGTTCAGTGACAGATGCTGTATACTCATGTGATAGCCAGTCTATCTACGCAGCCTTTGATGATGGAAGCGTGAGTATCTTGACGGCAACGACATTGCAACTGAAGTGCCGCATTGGTCCCAGTTCATATTTGCCTTCAAACCCGAG CTTGAGGTTATATCCAGCCACCATCGCAGCACATCCCTCTGAGCCAAACCAGTTTGCAGTTGGGCTTACTGATGGTGGAGTTCATGTGATCGAACCACCAGGACCAGAAGGGAAGTGGGGAATGTCTCCACCTCCAGAAAACGGTGCAGGACCTAGCGTCTCCTCAGCACCAGGTTCAGATCAGCAGCCGAGGTGA
- the BNAC01G35680D gene encoding uncharacterized protein BNAC01G35680D, whose product MDVNKNIVKTLARWCLLLQAIMISSNTVALKEPDYVNMNVTIRNAMTGLIRPEIVYRCQSKRKDYGWHRSKKPGMQFSFPIILIKGESKIPAIHICNVRSVLGTATLVIENTYLDAEMCPKSSCAHVATPKGIVFRGLEWDFKTVFPKLKPVEYLELPWTPWPNRT is encoded by the coding sequence ATGGATGTCAACAAGAACATCGTCAAAACCCTAGCTCGATGGTGCCTTCTCCTACAAGCAATAATGATCTCTTCCAACACCGTGGCTCTCAAGGAACCAGACTACGTAAACATGAACGTAACAATCCGTAACGCAATGACAGGGCTAATCCGACCGGAGATCGTCTACCGATGCCAGTCCAAACGTAAAGACTACGGTTGGCATCGATCTAAAAAACCAGGAATGCAGTTTTCATTCCCAATCATTCTCATAAAAGGTGAAAGCAAGATACCTGCTATTCACATCTGCAATGTCCGGTCAGTCCTAGGAACCGCCACACTCGTGATCGAAAACACTTATCTCGATGCAGAGATGTGTCCTAAATCTTCATGTGCTCACGTAGCTACACCTAAGGGGATCGTGTTTAGAGGCCTTGAATGGGATTTCAAAACCGTGTTTCCTAAACTCAAACCAGTTGAGTATCTAGAGTTGCCCTGGACACCTTGGCCTAACAGAACatga